Genomic DNA from Prunus persica cultivar Lovell chromosome G1, Prunus_persica_NCBIv2, whole genome shotgun sequence:
tgttttgagtCTGTGTGCGCGTTCAATGTTTGAGGTCCAAAGCAACAAATTGATACCAAAACATGACATACACTAAAGTTTTGAAGACATTTAtgactattttttatatatagaaaacATCAATTCTCATATATGTACTGCTTGTTAGGTACTCTAACCAAATAATGCAATACAAGCTGAATTACTGATAAACTACTTATCCAAAAAAAGTTCAATCATACATGCAATAATAGAACAAGTCGTGCGTCAAATTTCATATAACAAGAGAGTCAAAAGAGCAAATTGAttgaaatatttgttttggatttaCAACAAGCCctcaaatataatttcaacAAGGAGACAgattaaaggaaaaacaatCGTAATTCTCGGTTGATCATGGATAATGAGATGCCACATGAGGCGGAGGTGGAGGCGGCGAGGGTGGTGGTGGACTTCTTGGTGTGCACCCAAAGGCATCACAATTGACCAAATGGGCATAAAATGTGGCACATTCCTGCGGTGATCGCTGCAATGGCCTATATGCAATACAATTCTTCCTATCATCTTGTTCTGACAACTTGATGCATATTGGTGGTTCACCACAGAAATAGTTATATGAGTATGTGAAGTTCTCCAACTTAGGCAACGAGCATATGCTAGCAGGAACCTCCCCTGATAATTTGTTATGTGCCACATTTAGCTGCTCCAAATTCTTCATCCCACCCATAGATTCAGGCAATGCACCCACCAGCTTATTCTGGCCTATATCAAACACTCTCACTTTGTCCAACAACCCTAAATTTGATGGCAGACACCCTTTTAGTCCACTGTTTATGAGTATAACTTCGTTCAATGTGTCCTTCAAATTCGCCAAGCTTGAAGGAATGCAACCCTTGAGGTCATTATTTGCCAAGACAATCACAGAGAGTGAGGAGTTGCCAATGTTTTGAGGCAATGAAAATTGAAACCTGTTATTGTTAAGGAACAATGCATcaagttttaaattgaaaaggGCAGAGGGAACTTCACCATGAAAATTGTTGTATCTGATATCTAAGTATTTGAGTGAATTAATGTAAAGAACAGATGAAGGAAATTGGCCTGAGAATTGGTTGTTACTGATGTCGAATTCGTGAAGAAGGCGAAGGTAACGAAAGCTATAAGGAATGGTGCCGCAGAAACGGTTAGAGTTTATGTGGAAAAGGGCTAGATCAGTTAAGAGGCCAAGTTCTTCCGGCAATAAACCGGCTATGTTGGCATGGTTTAGGTCGATGCCAGCCACTGTGATGGTGTGAGGGTCATCCAGGGCTGGTGCACAGTAGACTCCGGTGTAGTTGCAAACTTGCAGGCCGCACCAATTGGCAGTGAAGTTGTTGGGGTCAGAGGTGATGACATGTTTCCATGCTTGGAGTGCTGTGTAAGCCTGTAGAAGTCTAGGGTTGGAGACTTGGTGAGAGGGtttgaagaggaagatgatagAGAAGATGACACGGAGGGACAAAGTGAGACTTGGGCTTTTCATTTTTGAGAGCATAGCCACAGAAATGTCCTTATCTGTTGTGTGATGTTCAAGGATAGGGATTGAAGTTTATACATATGGATTTTGAGAAGTAGTCTTGACTTGTATCTCACTCTAggtaaatatattattatgttgTTGGGGTAGTACAGAAGGGctttttgaatttggattaATTGACTTACAATTGGTCAATTAGTAGGTAACAAGAATGTTCTATCAATTCATGCAATGCACTGGCATATGCATGGCAAAGGATGGAGatgttaattttgtttcttgtagAGAGTCTAAAGAAGAGGGTTGGCATGAAATTGGCAACAGATGCTACCAAACACACGTTTTTTACCAGCCCGGCTTTAAACTTAATATGTTTGCTCAAAAGTACATGGAGAATTGTTCAACAGgattaagatatatatatatatatatatatatttgcagTTTTTCAAAGGTCTATATTTTACTGATATGCTCAGACAGTGGACTGGATTGCTAAAACAAAGACTATGTCTGTGTAAAGCCTTGAGGAGGCAGATATCAAAGTCACACACACGGCAGAGCAGGTAGATTTAAAGGAAGAGAAAGTGAGTGTAGGTTGTAAAGTCCATTCAAGCATGCttcatttttatattcttttctttttgggattGGATTTGCTTGTGatattgaaattttgattaatttaaacCCCAACTTGCAAGTGGAAACTTGTTGAGGAGAGGGATAGATAATCCAAGTCAAATACCAACACACAAACCAAAATCTGTATTAAGCAAACGATGATTGAAAagtccaaatccaaatccaaataaaaaagCCAACCATAAAGCTATAGCCCAATCTGATGCCCTAATTAACCACCTCAACCTACAATAAGTTAGCAAAAAATAGGATCGTACTTGTATTAGCATATCATTTTCGAATCaattgttagaaaaatataaaggaaagagagggaaagacAGCAGCACTGAGGAGTTAGAATGTAACAATACTAAACTCATTTTATTGAATCTATCAACaataaaagataataataatattaataataatactagCTCAGCAACCTCAGCCTTATCTTAAATATGAAATGGCTTTAATGAATGAGAAAAAGTGGAGTGGAATTCGGGTGaagatgaaatttgaaatttcatattGCTAAAGCATTTTGCTTAAGAATTCAAggtgagaattataaattcatGGAGAGAGTTGTGTGCCTTGAACGCTTAATCCTAAATATGTATTTGGATTTTGGACTAGACTTCGGACCCTAAACCCTGAACTCTCTTTACATAAGTAGTTTACATTTTCCTTTGCATGAACTGAAACTTAagaatttgttttcttggtaagaaaaagaaatccgACCATGACccatttattattatctttttatacaaacgataATTTACGTTAATCTAATATAAATTATGGAGAGGGAGATTTAAACTCGAGTGTAGAGTGGGAGAACATCTACTTGGCTAAGTTCATGTCTGCTAACCGACTCTTCATTGGTTCAGATCTGACATAGTATGTGTTGTAGGCTAGGCCTAAGACgagataatatttttgggcAGATACGGTTAATTCTCGAAATTCTTTTGATCCACTTATACATGACTCAGATAAAACGATCGACccatttttcacttttgaagtCCTCGTGAAATGAAACCATGGCTCAGAATCACGTTTTATTGGGTCAGCAGCTAAAAACGTAATAAAGAAAACGGAGGTTTTATTGAAGGAGACAGTAGCTTTACTTGCAGTGAGTTGCTCTCTCTTTTCTGTCCCTCTCATAAACCTTAGTGAGCAGTAAGAGTCAGTAAAGCGATAAAAGAATGGCGGAAGCAGAAGGAGGCTAGAGGGAAAAGAGAAGCTTCGAGCTCCAACGCTCACTTTGGCCTACTTGGAAAATCGggggtcttttttattttttcaataaataatataaccgcgcggtgttttatttttcaactacgattatagccgcgcggctatcgtattaattaaaaaacaaacaaaaacactgCAGTATAGCCCCTTGgctgttaaaaaaaaatacaatacacatattatacacgtatgtacatatttttcatgtttaatatacgtattttttataaatttttaataatacacataaaattcacgtattatacacataattttcacatattattgaataaaaataaaatatatttaaatagtatagccttGCGGCTAtaatgcatttttttaaattaatagtaTAGTCGCTCGGCTATACGTTGTAAATAAtcttatatataaagcaaaaggcagagaattgtgaaacattcaaaataccataaaatgtcattggttaatctaaacattaagaattaaaattattaattaaatgaggataatatggtaaagtCTCACTTtctcatatttaaaaaactaaaattaaaagaaaaatcagataatgaatcctatttttatgaaacacaactacccattatttttttaattctaaaataaatgtaaatttaaaataaaataaaataaaaaagcctctcgcatgTGCGGAAGCGTATGCAAAAAGGCTAGtgtatttaaagagtattccttttctttttttaaaaataattatacgcGAATAGGACCCAAATAACCCgggtatagccggtcggctatactattttcaaaaatacgcgagagtatagccgcccggctatacttttataGACAAAAAGCGACGCACCGTGTCACAATAGGTATTGCCgtgcagctatactatttttaaaaattaaaaaatacctGAGGATAGCCACgcatttaattaaaaaaagaccaacgtgtcaaaaatagtatagccgagcggctatactatttttaatacagTTAAAAATACGTATGTATATCTATCAGTTCAACAAGAATCATATATCTATGAATTCAATCTAGTTAATTGCAGGGTTGAAACAAAAGTAATTATAACTGGCGTTGGTGGTGTGTTGACGTTTTATTAGTTTTGACAGCAACAAGCGGGTAAAAACGACGTGCAAGAAAATAATTCCTTAATTCTTCCTCAAGTTTTAAGTGTGTATAATTACACTCTCTAAATCATTAGAGCAAAGAAATTTAAGCAAATACCATGGAATgtcatctctttctctcattgTTTCACCCAGGAGGAGAGAGATATGGGATCAGGCACACCAGGAACAATGTTCTAGCCTCTTCTCTGTTGGATCAAGTTAAACTTTTCCGATCAATACTGTCTTGTCTAATTAGATTAGTATTGTTCCGGCATTTTCCCCTTCAGTCCACTTGATCGATTTTTCCTGCAGTAGCTTCAAAACCTGTGTAAATGGCAACAGGAAAAGCCAAGTATGAAGCATTGTTCAAACAGATGCAGCAAGTAATTATGAACCAATCTTACCAATATTCGCCTGCGAGATCCTTTTGAGATCTCTTCCTCTTGTGTCTCAATGATGACCTTAAGACACATGATTGCTGACGAGAAGACAACAAATAATTACAAATAACAAGAAAGAAGTTCAAAGAATAACTAGGAACATGAGAACGTTCACTTACATGAGATtccagaaaatgaagaaatttgacacTTGAAAAGACGCATCGCCTCCTTGGCACCATGTTCTTGCAAGCCAAGCACTATTTCACCTTGTGTCTCAACGTTTCAGATGAGGAACacacaataaaagaaaaaaaatcaacattgTGGGATCCTATACACCACCATTAACCAATGTCCACAGAGAGTAGAAACACACACCACAATGAAAAGGATGCTAACCTTGTTCTAAGAATCATTTCCTTTGACTCTTCATCCACTTCGGGTGCCTTTATTGGAAAAAATTTCCCGGCCACAGAACAATAGAATCCataaattcatttaaaaaagggaaaacaaacTATAAGGTGAATTCTACACTTAAAAATTGATATCTTATATTTTTAGCGTAGATATGTGATCAAGTCCGGCTTGGTATCTGCATTAAGTGAAACTCCCCCTTGTTCAATTTTTGAAGCATGTATTTCATTTTATCCAACTGAGGAGTGTGTTTAAGTAAAGCTATTTGCAATATAGTGGTAAGAtgctatttcctttttttttttttttttttttttcaaataattcatAGCCAATCACTTCATAACAGCAAATAAGCCTTACTTGTTCTAGAAGTTTGTTTGCTCGATCATGATCCTCCTTAGCAAATGCCTCCACAGCCTGGCAAGGAAAATTGATATCCTTACACTTGAAGGCTGCTAAGAGAAACTACTCTCCACGTTTTATAGATCAAATAATTGCAAATAAAATACTAAACCCTAAAAAGCCACATACAGCCTGGAAATATTCCTTCATTGTAGTCCGATACTCCTTCATGGCTTTACGAAAAACCTGGTAGTTATCTTCGTCATCTGCATCTGCAATTTAGCACACTTTaattatgaaagaaaatacaaacataaaaatgaaattgacaGATAAATCAAGAGCAACCACACATCAAAATTAGCTAGTGCCTTAATAGATCTATCTTTAGTACAAATCTGGATTTCATGGGAAATGAATAAAATCCAGAGAACAGTTTACCATTTACCATACAAACTGATTCCAACACTCCTATCTAAAAAAAACCAGGGAAATGAAGTTTCCCCCATACATAGAAAAGGTTCTTCAGAAATGAGCCAAGACTCTTTCTCAGAAAGCTGAAAGTTCTGTCATCCTGAGTTTATAAACAGAAAATGTGGTTTTGAGACATGTttgcataaatatatatacatggagATATCAGTACatgccttttgtttttatttttatttttttttttaaaaaaataaagggagagagagagagggagggggagagagagagagaggggtagtacctgcttcttctttttcaaggACTCTTCCAGTTTAGCAATTTTATCAGTACAAGCTTTCTCATGCTCAGATATCAgactcctttctttctttcctgaCATGACATCAATCCATCAGAAAATTTTGGTGTATTTGATTTCACTATAAGGAGGAGTAAAGGAGTTTTGTTGCTTACTCAGTTGTTCATATCGTGTGCAGAGcctttccttctcttcttcgcAGTTGGAAATGAAGTCTGTCAAATAGAACAACAATGCTCAACAGAGTCGATGGGTTATCTTAGCTCCTGTTCTGCAGTTTTGATATGATGCTCTTAAATTTTACTTATTACTGGAAAATGGAGCCAAACTAAAGGAGCTACATGCATAAGATGACAGTCGACAATGTCATGGTCTGTGTGCAGAGTAATAAAAAGCAGAGGCTTCGTATCCATAAATCCGAAACCGAAATTGTGCAGACAAAAATGCTAGTTGCTGATAAGAAACTTTGCTAAATCACTATGTGCAGACAAATAAGCTAGTTGCTGATTAGGTAAATACCTATCCGATTGAATTTATGCtattaattacaattacaatCCAGTTACACAGAAACGCTTAATAGTATGAAGAGAAATCAGATGCAATTACAAGATTTGGAAACTGTAAGGACTACCTTTCAAGGCCGGCCTGTAGATATTGGGCTTGGAACTTGGCAGTTTCAGTCTTCAAGCAATTCTCACACTGCagacatatatattatatataaccaAATTATCAAtcagaataaaaaatttgggcaTCAAACAAAGTAactagaaattcaaatttctccGCAAGGTCATCCACGGTTTAcctcttttcttctccttccacaGACCTCTTTTGAGCTCTTCGAAAGAGATTTAGCGAAACTTTCTGACAATTGAAGAATACAAAAGGCATAAAATCCAAATGCCTAAATTAGTACCTGTTTGAACATGTCATATAAAGCTTTAAAAAAGATCGTTCATTAGGTTTcactaaattaaattaaagattCATAATGTAAATTCTATCAGAACTAACACAAATAAGCAAGCAATagtaaaaccttttttttttttttttcttaaaatagtAAAACTTTCTAAGTGAGGACGCGGAGTCCGTGTTGTACAAGAATTCCTATAGACGTTAGGATTACGCAGCCCACTGAAGCCTATATAATAATAACCCTGTCTCTTTTCTCTCACAATTTACCCTAAATCCCAATTTACGCAGCCCAAGCGGCAGTTTTATATTTACCCTAAATCCAAAGCGGCGTTTTCCCC
This window encodes:
- the LOC109946527 gene encoding leucine-rich repeat extensin-like protein 6 encodes the protein MLSKMKSPSLTLSLRVIFSIIFLFKPSHQVSNPRLLQAYTALQAWKHVITSDPNNFTANWCGLQVCNYTGVYCAPALDDPHTITVAGIDLNHANIAGLLPEELGLLTDLALFHINSNRFCGTIPYSFRYLRLLHEFDISNNQFSGQFPSSVLYINSLKYLDIRYNNFHGEVPSALFNLKLDALFLNNNRFQFSLPQNIGNSSLSVIVLANNDLKGCIPSSLANLKDTLNEVILINSGLKGCLPSNLGLLDKVRVFDIGQNKLVGALPESMGGMKNLEQLNVAHNKLSGEVPASICSLPKLENFTYSYNYFCGEPPICIKLSEQDDRKNCIAYRPLQRSPQECATFYAHLVNCDAFGCTPRSPPPPSPPPPPPHVASHYP